Genomic segment of Ictalurus furcatus strain D&B chromosome 9, Billie_1.0, whole genome shotgun sequence:
tttcccctggaggtctcccatccaggtactgaccagactcaaccctgcttaacTTCAGTTGCAAACCAGGCAAGAAGTGCAGGTTGATATGGCTCTGGAATTTACATTGTAGTAGCTGTAAACAGTCTTTCCTTCATATTCTCTTcaagttaaaaagacaaaaactacCTGTCCTATAGTTTTAACGACATTACTAAGCACTTGAATATCACACATGTGACATATTTACTAGAATTGACTACTAATTACTAGAAATGTACCTGTTAAATAATATGCACTTACAACACAGTCAAATAAAGTGCTAATGAAGTCATAAAATGGCTGCCGTTCTTTTCATAAGAACATCATGTGGAACTGATATTATGGAAGAGCTTGACATGAAAGAACCTGACATTACAGTTATAGATGTGTTCaatgattaaaaacatatatacaaagtttttttttttttaactcctatAAATTATTTGATCCTGTTTCTAAAGAAAAGAACCTACTCCATGAAGCCATAATGACTATACCGTATGCTGTCTTAGACACTAAATCCACTTAATCCAGGCAATAAATCCACTCACCGTGTTAGATAGTTCACTGGAAGCCCATTCCTTCACCTCACGCATCAGACACCTAAGAGAGAAGAcgctagacagagagagaaaggagataGAAAGCCAGAAACAGCACCTTCTGGACTGAGTGGAGTCTAAACAAAGAAAAGTATTTGTGAGTTCCTTTTGCCGATCCTCTTCTTCGGTCACATGAAGGAAGGCTTCACATCACATGGTCTCTTCGATTACATCAGCTCAAGAGAAATATATACTCTTATCATTTTCGCTCTCgagcacatgcacacagacacagacacacaaacgaTCTGAATATTTCATACACACGACgaacacaaataaaactagGCCTTTCGCTCCGTGTcaaaatattgattttattcTGAGAAAATGaagacgaagaaaaaaaaaaaccttccacaaTTAGCTCAATTCAGACTAAAGCGCCAGCATTACACCAGATATCACACCCAATAATGAAAATTTTTACAGAAGTGCTGCTTTAGCAAGATCGTTTACAAGAGACAGAGGAGGCAATTCTTGTCTATAGTttacagctaattcacagggatctGTATGGTAGATGCCCCAcatattctaataataataatagtctagtaataactgaatttaaacaACATTGTtacgttttctgtaaagagatgtttatttacattcatggtgggagtctccagtgtcagtcagtatgtttacacGGACGatgataatccgatatgaacccgattaagacgatactctgattaagaaactaacatgtaaacagagattattgaggaccttaatccgattaaagtcatactcgaagtaaacacgaatggaattaagacgtgtggagtattcctgttttagtcgcattatcgacgtgtactgcagacatgtacacaccttaatcacagtattaacGTCCGAAACcacattgtgcgacaggacacgtacacacacggcagcgctcaaccgtttaacggcaaacaggagagcacggctgcgtcccaaaccacgtactttcCTGCTATATAGtcggagaaatacatgtatctcagctactatatagtagataagtacgcggtttgggacgcagcccacggcttcaagcagtcgtctatttgcacgtacagcacgactaataattaaccgcacttgaagctttcgtaaaattcaaattaaaaacacccaaaactgtatacggttccataacgaagaccaactgtatgtcgatacgtaaaattctggagggacgtcggacggcgtggcgtggggacgtaatgacgtgcgacgttaatcgatctatgttctataacacgtaaaatgAGAACATGAAAGggatattctaaaagcgactcatgtaaacaccttaatcagaatatggtcttattcagaataaggtccataattagattactgctgtccgtgtaaaagcagtcagtgttttgtaacagtcagaattAAAGCTGTAACTCGCTGGAaggttttcaggacagaggagtttgtgctttgTAGTTTCTTCAACATGAAATTTTTGTCTCACTAACTTCAAAAGAAAGTCAGAGAATGACTACTTATAGctactgtaacataagtgataacaggaaggcATCAAATCTGGGTGATTATtctttgcaatttaaaaaaacgtacaaaaaaaatctaattacatCCTGTAAAACAcaagtcaattttttttttttgtctcagaacaaaactgaaaagaaagaaaaaagatacaACAACAAGAATAAAAGAAGTCTAGCAACATGTCGAGTTTATTCAAAGGATAATGCTCCGATTGAAGACTATCATTTACCCGagaaattaacattttgcatgtataagcaaaaatgtgctttgGACAACTTTTTCTGcctatgaaaaaaaataataaagctaaAAAGCCAAGTATGAAAGCACCTCAcaatactttacattgtagcgaCTTTAACCTCACAGCCtcagtaaagaaaaaagaagcaaattTTGGACACCAAACATGCCTTGGATAATTAATTACATTCGGGGTAAATGTTAGTTAAGTGTATTTTAAGGAAGTGGAAAAACTATACTGCTATAGTTTTTAGGTCTAGAAAAATACATAATGAATAACTGACCTGTAGGATCACTAGGTGTCCATGAGAGGGCAGTGCAGCACTCCTAGcacatttttgttctttctgcgtttctgcattattttttctttgtgtggACAAATGAGATTAAAGCCTGCTGTGGCAACACAGTAACACGTTGTATGAGTTACACTGCACTTAGGAACTATTCATGTCTAATGCAGaggatttcaaaaaaaaaaaaaaattatttattttttactaaacTGGCATTATGACTACCAAAAATAGTAAGCAAATAGTTTCACAGCAAACCAAACCGACAGCTGGTCCCACAttataaaaagtataataaatgcatttaaattatCTAATCACCCAAACATAATAAAGATAAgatatttggatttaaaaaataaaatagccaCCTTGTGGTTGTTGTTTACGCACAAGGAATCTCAGTTAAGTACAAAGAATGAAATCGTTAATATGCAAAATAAACAGCTAGTGAAATACACGTCATGTAAACAATAGTCACGCTCACCGCCCTGCCACCTACCAGAGTTAGGTTCCGAGGAAAACGTATCAATAGTGCGTAAAATGAAAATTTAGAACCTCTTCGTATGTGATTTACAGCGTACACGAGAACATTAATACACTGAGATCTTACGATGACGCAAGACCTTCTTTCACAACATGTTCACAAAAACAGCCAGAATCTACATACAGATAAATCACTTCAACTCGAGTTACACATACAATtttgtacttgtttttttttcttgtttttttttttagtttacatGAATTAATAATGAAACAGTCAATTTCCATCCCTGAAATGTACATGCAGTTCACTGAAactgatctaaaaaaaaaaaaaaccccgcaaaGTTTCAAACAGTTCCTTTGTCGACCACTAGATGCCGTGTTCGAGGTCATTGTTAGCGTCTGACTCCAGGTGTATTACCTTTTTCTAGAAGGTACTCGCGACAGTTGAACTTGTTCGATTCAAACATCCTCTACTAAAGTCACAGTGTGGAACCAAGGTCACCAACTAGAACCAACAAGAGCTCAAACAAGTTCTGGCGCTGGAGACATTAATGAACGTGTACCAAAATCCAAAGCCAAACCCTGAGTCAAATCAAAGAAGACAGCCTCAGTATGACTCCATTTACAAACGACTGTATATCCACAGATTGGATGTAGTATTTCATCCATGTTAGCATAGTTTTCAGGCTAACTATGCTACGTAGAGTCTCCAGGTATACTCCTGTGTAAACGGACAGACTCCCTCTGTTGAAAGCCTTGCTTGCTTTTCTTCTCATTCCATCGACATAGTAGGATCATTTTAAACGTGTTGCGGAAAGTCTTGTTGCACAGAGCGTAGCACATCGGGTTGACCGTGCTGTTAACATAGCACAGCCAGTAGCCTAGCGCCCACAGGGATTCCGGGATGCAGCCGTTGCAGAACGTGTTGATGAGCACCATGATGTTATAAGGTGTCCACGTTATGATGAAAGCGAAAAGGATGGCGCTGAGAGTCTGGGCAgctttcttctctttcactAGTGACATGCGCTTACGTTTAGTAATCTGCGTCCTCGCGCGAGAGACAAAACGCTTTGCCAGTGCTGCCTCTTTAAAAGATATAGGTGTGGAGGCAGATTTGTTGGTGGCAGCATTGGTGGAGTCGGTGCTCGTGGCTGTAGCTTGAATGGCAGATATGGACTGCACATTGGCAATATTAGAGGCAAAGCACTTTTTGCCGTTGCTGACAGAACACAAAAGACTGTCATTCTTGCTGACGCTTTCTGCTGTTCCCTGTAGTGGGTCTTCCTCAGAGATGCCCAAGTCCTCAGAGGACTTGATCTGGGAGTTCACGGCTGCCTGCATGCCAGGTAGACTGAGAACAATGGAGAAGATAGCACGTGTTGTAGATGGTGCACTGTCCTCCTCATCGGATGAGCCAGAATGATCAGCAGTGTCATTGTTGTTCCAACTGTCACAGCTGCGCTGGTCCACCTCAGTTCGACTATGGATCCCAGCTGCACCACCAGACCTCCACTTCCAACAGTGGCCAGAAAGTCCTAGCAGGGACTTCTGTCTCTGTGCAGATCGGCTCAGCTCGAAGCTGCGGCAGCTTCTCGAGCTCGCCCTTGTGGCGGAGATACGGAAATGAGGCCGTTCTGCTCCACCCAGCCGTCCTCCCGAGCCTTGAAGTCCTGCAAGTTCTCGGGAGCGATTCTCGGTCTCTTTATAAATCCTCCAATACAGTACACTCATAATGGTAACGGGAAGATAAAAGGCTGCCATAGCTGTACAAAACGTAATAATTGGCTCGGACAGAAACTGGATATAGCACTTGTCAGGCGGAACGGTCCTCTCGCCCACAAAATACTGCCAAAACAAGATGGCCGGCGCCCAGATGACGAAAGATACAAGCCAAGCCAGTCCAATCATCAATACTGCCCGTTTGGTAGTACGTTTGGCACGATATGTCAGTGGGCGTGTAATGGAGAAGTACCGGTCAAAGCTAATCACCAGCAGGTTCATAACAGATGCATTGCTGGCCACATAGTCTATTGCTAACCAGAAATCGCATGCCCAGTTTCCCATGGCCCACTGCCCCATCACAATATATGTTGTGTACAGGTTCATAGATATGACCCCTATGATGAGGTCGGCGAAGGCCAGACTGAGCAGGAAGTAATTGTTGACAGTCTTGAGCTGCCGGTTGACTTTGAATGAGACGAGGACCAGGATGTTGCCTATGATGGTGATGAGGGACAGCAATCCCGTGAACAGGACAATGAGAATAACCTGCCATAACGAATGGCCGCCCAAAGGGTCGTATTTGCTCTCCAATCCTCCGTCACTACGGTTGACTGCGCTGAAGTTCAGAATACCCTGGAAGGAAGAGGTGTTGGTGTCAGCCATGCTCTGAAGTAGTGGCCATGGAGAGGATTGTGGGTAAACTGGTGGTCCCAGACTGCCTATGGGCAGGTATTGACCAGGCTCTGTGCTGTTGGAGTCCATCATGCAGTCCAGGCATattctgaagaagaagaagaagaagaagaagaaaaaaaggaatgaataaAGTGTTACCTTAAAAATCAATAGCTGATCTAGCTACCTAAATCAGACAGGATGGAGCACAGAGGTGGCAACATTGCTAAGAGGAAAATCCACTCAGTTTAATTCACTTCGATTTGAGTTGTTTTAGGAATGGATACTGTCACATAGCTGCTTAACAGAATATTACgtaacacaaaaaaagactCATGACAGACTTTTAACACAAAACCAGATGTGTGCCCAGAAAACAGCAAGGGAAACGTTTGGTATGAGTGCtacttaataatgaataatcattttttgtttatttatttttatcaaacaAAGAGACCACAATTCTACTCATTTGGTTTCAACATCATAATTCAGAGTTTACCTAGATAAATTCAGAGCAGAGCAAAAGTATCCGCTACCAGAAACGCAATTCTTTCAAGTATtacgtcctttccccttcagtgaactggcttctttactttatataaagaatcagaaaacttttttttttcaggttccTCCCATATGATCAAATGCTACAGCTAAACCGTAGATGATGGCACCTCTGAGAGTACTATCCAGAAGTCTGAGTCTGCTACCAAAACAGCTGTTATTTTATCATGTTATTTAAACGATTAGAAATCATTCAGTTGccatattatttaaaatggtaGCACCCGGATGCCCCTAATACAGTGTGCATTAATCTCATCACTGTTTTCAGCATCGTGAATCTATCTGAATGTGCTTCtcacatattcattttttttcaacttGCGTATCATCACCAAGCATATCATCTCAATACGCATTTTTATTGCAGCAATGTCGTATTTATGATATTGTCTCAGTATGATCCTCCATGCATTATGTGTTATCGTCCCAGCTATTAATACAATGAGCAAAGAGCAGTTTTATTTGGACATTTAAAGATAAGCGAATTTGGTTTGAGAAATATTAGtctgacaataataataatgtatattaataataataataataataataataataataatgaaatcaaAACAGTTACCAGAAGTGGACTCAGACCTCTGTACATTGCATAATTATAATTGTCTATTTCCCATCATCCCATTGTCATATAATAGAACAGGTTTAAGACTTCCCTTCTGTTATTAAATCAAGAAACACCAAACACGTTGAATGGTACTTCTTTGAACCCATGTGACATTGTTAAAGTGGTAAACGTAAGTTCTTTTTCCTAAAAAATATGGATGGGATGCTGGTAATTTAATGAACAGGGttcattatcatttattttgcttgtgatatgcatgaatataaaaaataataataataattcatgcaaCACCAGAGTTAACCTTTTTGAAAACTGgaagtatacagtataacttCCTAAAGATGACCTCAGTAAGGAATTTCCATTTTTAAGTATACAGTCTACACCACTTGACCAATATTCACCCTACTACTTTAACAACGTGCCACAACAGCCACTAGAGAGCGCTATTGACCCGTGGACTTTTTGCTACAGGGTGGTCTGTACTTCATACTTTTTTGAAGGGTCTGGACTATGCAATCGTTTTGCACAACAGGAGAAATTCGTCTTTCAGATTTATTTGACACAGATTTAACCCTGGTGTTTTGTTCACTGCTTAGCAATGCTGTCTAAATCGTTAACTTAGATTACATGATTTTATATCGatgtaacatccatccattttctataccgcttattctacagggtcgcgaggaacctggagcctatcctacggagcctatcctagggagcctatccaagggagcctatcccagggagtctatcccagagagcctgcctatcccagagagcttgcctatcccagggatcctgcctatcccagggagtctatcccagagagcctatcccagggagcctatcccagggagcctatcccagggatcctgcctatcccagggagtctatcccagagagcttgcctatcccagggagcttacctatcccagggagcctatcccagggagcctatcccagggagcctatcccagaaagcctatcccagggagcctgCCTATCCcatggagtctatcccagagagcctgcctatcccagagagcttgcctatcccagagagcttGCCTATCTCAgagagcctttcccagggagcctatggcacaccctggacaggatgccaatccatcacagggtacaatcacatacccaATCATACCctatcacattcacacacccattcatacactacggacattttggacctgccaatcagcctaccatgcatattgttggactgggggaggaaaccggattaTCCAGAAGAAACAGTGTGCACATGCTcattccgcacacacagggcagtggcaggagtcgaacccctgaccctggaggtgtgagaccaCCTATCGCCGTTCACCCATCGATGTAACAATTATAGAAATATCTTTCTCTCGATGATACAATATAAATTAGAGCCTAGATTCATTCTCATGCTTAAGGATCAGGTGTGTGCGCAGGTGgaaatgtaaatacattttattctcGGAGTCTGAACATCGTACCCGAgtataaattttatattataccACATTGCTGCTGAATTCCTCTTTCAGACTGGTCAGAAGGCACTGATTCATTTTTCCATGACGATAGATCTGACAGTAGAGCAGCTGCAATTCGaacgacaggtttatattaatgcgctcgctctaatacgtttgcgtttctatagcaacaaccggaactgctgatatggtgaagttttctgtgagtagaagtttacggaaggagtctccagtatttCCAGTATCTCCAGACATTTGAAAGAGGTAAAGCTATAACTGAGTTTTTCTACATGGGGAAGACTTTGTGGTTTGTctgtaacttttttctttttaacttcaacagagaggaaaaagagagagagaggatggttAGAGAACGACTGTGAACGTAAGCGATAAAAAGGAACTTGCTTCACAGACTTTCCACAACATaagtataaacagataaaacgtATGACGGGTCAgtctttaatgaaaaaaaaaatagtgctgGCGAATCACTGTGGTGTCAGATGAGTTAAAGACATTTGTAGGGGCTGTTATTTGGAAAATTATCATCTTgcggtggtaacagtaactccaccctgtcactgattattttcctataacagcatgcgcccaagtgttttattccctccaTAAATTACAGTCTTGTATGTTATCTTGTTAATGTAAATTACTGACTGCACTGAAGCAGGAGGCGGCTTCAGAACCCAGGGGTTTGGGACGAGCCAGAGGAGTACTGATTAATACAGCACACTGGTGTTTCctggcatctctctctctctccctctctgtctgtctgtctgtccctctctgtctatctctctctctgtgtctgtctctctttctccctctctgtctgtctgtctgtctccctctctctatcgctctgtctgtctctttttctctttgtttcccttggtctgtctgtttctctctctctgtctctctctctctctgtgattgtctatctccctctctctctctctgtctgtctctctctctctccgtctgtctgtctccctctctctctctgtctgtctctctctgtgtttctttctttctctgtatgtctttctctctctctgtctctctttctctctgtttctctctttctttgtctgtctctctctctgtaagactgtctgtctctctgtctgtctccctctttctctctgtctctctctctgtttctctctttctctgtctgtctctctctctgtaagactgtctgtctctctctgtgtgtctttctctctgtttctctgtctgtctccctctttgtctctgtctctctctctgtttctctctttctctgtatgtctctctctctgcctgtctgtctctctctctctgtatgtctgtttgtctctctctgtctctttttctcgctgtctccctctctctctctgtctgtttgtctctctctgtctgtctgtatgtctctctctgtctgtctctctctcagtgacctgtgtatctgtgtctgtgtgactgtgCCGGTGCCAAGTGATCTGGAAAACCCCTATTTGTGTTTCCAGTGTCCGTGTTGCACAGTGTTGAGGGTGTGGCAAAAAATATTATCCagtgcagttttttttgtgattggccaaaaaaatgtttgaatttgctgcagctttttttcaaaatttgagggggtttttgtgctttttttttttttttggcggaaaactgctcgaattggtgaaattgcaactgCACAAAATAGATTTgcgcgctctttcgcagtgatgtctgttggtaaacgagaccttttagctgtactcatgttcgacgcacgtgaatcgatgagcgctttggctgaacgcgcgtcgtgatgacgtcacatgacgcgtctcggcgcGAATTGgacaaaatcaaataaataaataaaaaatacactgcgagctcctccgaatatcgtgCAGCTTGCTTGGTTTCGCGTTAATTTCTGAGAtcgcaaaatcatgaaatccttgagggactgactaacaaaatatgaataaagGTCATGTTCATATTCAGAGTCTGTGCTGTGGTCTCTGAGCTCTCGAATTTGTTCAATCCTGTCTATCAACAAAGAGGGGCTATCATTGTCAGCACAGCCGTGCCATCGACAtggtagagtgtgtgtgtgtgtgtgtgtgtgtgtgtgtgtggtgagaaaTTGAAGCTGAGAAAGGCTGTTGGACGATTGAAAAACATTGTGCGTAGAACATATGAGCTACATGGTAACCGTGTGTAGtcattaaagaataaaacatctgGGAGCAAtgagtccaggctcttgttatctcaaaactggactactgcaactcaatACTCTCGGGTCTCCCGGCcggctccatcaaaccccttcagatgattcagaatgcagcagcacgcctcgtcttcaaccagcccaagagaacccatgtcacacccctcgtcatctccctccactggcttcctgtatccgcccgcatcaaattcaagccCTTGAtactcacgtacaagaccttgtctggaacagcgccccctacctcaactctctcctcctcaaggcttacgttccctcacgcaatctgccatcgatcaacgaccgacgcttagtagtagctactcagcgtggctcaacgtccctttccagaaccttcacacgaACCGTCcatcagtggtggaatgaacttccaacctcaatccggaccgcagaatctctcaccatcttcaaaaaaacagccacagacccacctcttccgtcaacacctaaccaacccataaaataaataaataaataaataaataaacaaacaaactctggctcttacacctctactctgtgcaccttgcttcttctagaactcaatgaAAAGATCTTGTACGGCAGCAcgacttgtattgttctccgcttgatatagcgctttgcttgtgtttcctcatttgtaagtcgctttggataaaagcgtccgctgaatgaaaaaaatgtcaacGTAAATGAgttaaaagaaaacaatcaatgacAATCCACTTATTTCCCAACGACAGCA
This window contains:
- the chrm3a gene encoding muscarinic acetylcholine receptor M1, translated to MMDSNSTEPGQYLPIGSLGPPVYPQSSPWPLLQSMADTNTSSFQGILNFSAVNRSDGGLESKYDPLGGHSLWQVILIVLFTGLLSLITIIGNILVLVSFKVNRQLKTVNNYFLLSLAFADLIIGVISMNLYTTYIVMGQWAMGNWACDFWLAIDYVASNASVMNLLVISFDRYFSITRPLTYRAKRTTKRAVLMIGLAWLVSFVIWAPAILFWQYFVGERTVPPDKCYIQFLSEPIITFCTAMAAFYLPVTIMSVLYWRIYKETENRSRELAGLQGSGGRLGGAERPHFRISATRASSRSCRSFELSRSAQRQKSLLGLSGHCWKWRSGGAAGIHSRTEVDQRSCDSWNNNDTADHSGSSDEEDSAPSTTRAIFSIVLSLPGMQAAVNSQIKSSEDLGISEEDPLQGTAESVSKNDSLLCSVSNGKKCFASNIANVQSISAIQATATSTDSTNAATNKSASTPISFKEAALAKRFVSRARTQITKRKRMSLVKEKKAAQTLSAILFAFIITWTPYNIMVLINTFCNGCIPESLWALGYWLCYVNSTVNPMCYALCNKTFRNTFKMILLCRWNEKKSKQGFQQRESVRLHRSIPGDST